One genomic segment of Bacteroides caccae includes these proteins:
- a CDS encoding porin family protein produces MNKYILASIVILFCSISQINAQSSEHKGLLWSSLHGLDYQFKAGVNIGGTSPLPLPEEIRSIESYSPGLAITLEGNVTKWIDVQKKWGVSLGVRLANKNMTTEALVKNYGMEIFNDIGGKVEGLWTGGVKTKVKMSLLTIPILANYKISDRWKLVAGPYLSYMMDGDFSGHVYEGHLRSPDATGSRVNFEGDNIATYDFSSSLRKFQWGLQLGGEWKAYKHLNVYADLTWGLNDIFKKDFTTISFAMYPIYLNIGFGYAF; encoded by the coding sequence ATGAATAAATATATATTGGCTAGTATTGTTATCCTTTTTTGCAGTATCAGCCAAATCAATGCACAATCGTCCGAACACAAAGGACTACTATGGTCTTCTCTTCATGGACTAGACTATCAATTCAAAGCAGGTGTAAATATCGGTGGGACATCTCCTCTTCCCCTTCCCGAAGAAATCAGAAGCATCGAAAGCTATTCTCCCGGACTTGCTATTACTCTGGAAGGTAATGTAACAAAATGGATAGATGTCCAAAAGAAATGGGGAGTTAGTTTAGGAGTACGTCTTGCTAACAAAAACATGACTACCGAGGCTCTAGTGAAAAACTATGGTATGGAAATATTCAACGACATAGGCGGAAAAGTAGAAGGACTTTGGACAGGAGGAGTCAAGACTAAAGTCAAAATGTCTCTTTTGACAATACCCATATTAGCCAACTACAAAATCAGTGATCGCTGGAAATTGGTTGCGGGGCCTTATCTATCATATATGATGGATGGTGATTTCTCTGGACATGTTTACGAGGGCCATCTCCGCTCCCCGGATGCTACTGGTAGCCGCGTTAATTTCGAGGGTGATAATATAGCAACTTATGATTTCTCTAGCAGTCTACGCAAATTTCAATGGGGATTACAGCTAGGCGGAGAGTGGAAAGCCTATAAACACCTAAATGTGTACGCTGACCTAACATGGGGACTAAACGATATTTTCAAGAAAGACTTTACTACAATTTCGTTTGCTATGTATCCTATTTATTTGAATATAGGATTTGGATATGCATTCTAA
- a CDS encoding helix-turn-helix domain-containing protein, with protein sequence MKELPKIDLPEEWLIGTGVNKALLSLYTNFPCRLKSEIFVLCMEGEIEASVNLNRITVRANDFVTIMPGSILQIHSVNGEPILYFGGFSSKYIEQANLLPSAINTLFITIGRPVISLKPEGAKLLAEYFQFLIKLYDFFDESTRKGITPHLYNNIHTGIAAMYNNQLQNTKEYSSKSELIYKNFTQLVIQNYNKTRNVAWYAEKLKISNIHLCTTVKKVTGNTCVEIISHMVIMDAKSQLKSTNIPIQEISNSLNFANTSFFGKYFKRYVGMSPLAYRNSG encoded by the coding sequence ATGAAAGAACTACCCAAAATAGATTTACCCGAAGAATGGCTCATAGGTACAGGAGTAAACAAGGCATTGCTTAGCTTGTATACCAACTTTCCTTGCCGACTGAAATCGGAAATATTCGTGCTATGCATGGAGGGAGAAATCGAAGCCTCGGTCAATCTAAATCGCATAACAGTACGGGCTAATGACTTCGTTACAATTATGCCCGGAAGTATTCTTCAGATACACAGTGTCAATGGAGAACCGATACTTTATTTCGGAGGCTTCTCATCAAAATACATAGAGCAAGCCAATTTACTTCCTTCGGCTATCAACACCCTATTTATAACGATAGGTCGACCGGTTATTTCATTAAAGCCGGAAGGAGCCAAACTACTGGCAGAATACTTTCAATTCTTGATAAAGCTATATGATTTTTTCGACGAATCAACCCGCAAAGGAATTACTCCGCACTTGTATAATAATATACATACCGGAATAGCTGCCATGTATAACAACCAGCTACAAAACACGAAAGAGTATTCGTCTAAAAGCGAGTTAATCTACAAAAACTTCACTCAACTGGTGATACAAAATTACAATAAGACGCGCAATGTAGCATGGTATGCCGAGAAACTCAAAATATCAAATATTCACCTCTGTACTACTGTAAAGAAAGTGACAGGAAACACCTGTGTCGAAATCATCTCACACATGGTAATTATGGATGCCAAATCACAACTGAAATCGACCAATATCCCCATCCAGGAAATTTCCAACTCACTCAATTTCGCCAACACATCATTCTTCGGCAAATACTTCAAACGATATGTTGGCATGAGTCCATTAGCATATAGGAATAGCGGATAA
- a CDS encoding PCMD domain-containing protein, whose translation MKLRNVSAGIVLCLTMVSCIQDEALNVEAAIDGCSGTNIQLSTINPSSKTASIYVSKSTDLSALEIKFTLPDGASIEPVNAIANDAPPKYDFSTSQIPITPEQTLEQYQRKFRVTSESETTEAVYTITVIKSELPTNFHFENLVDGSSDYHELYEFNQQQGETLQWASGNPGFKLTGMAKSPFDYPTLQTEGYIGKGIRLETKSTGDFGEKVKMPIAAGNLFIGTFIVKDALRDAKAATKFGFPFFKHPKTLKGYYKFQPGTVYISGTDENRKPIIDPSMEGKDKGDIYAVLYEADDVEDFLDGYNSLNSNKIIALARIPSIEKTSEWKQFELPFEYKKAIDESALKEGKYKLAVVFSSSINGAEFKGSVGSTLWIDEVTIQCKEDNE comes from the coding sequence ATGAAACTAAGAAATGTATCAGCCGGAATAGTCTTATGTCTGACAATGGTTTCCTGCATCCAAGATGAAGCTTTGAATGTCGAAGCAGCTATAGACGGATGCAGCGGTACTAACATCCAATTATCCACTATTAACCCTAGTAGTAAAACAGCTTCTATTTATGTATCTAAGTCTACAGACTTATCTGCATTAGAAATTAAATTCACATTACCAGACGGAGCTAGTATAGAACCTGTTAATGCAATAGCAAATGATGCTCCTCCCAAATATGACTTTTCTACTTCACAGATCCCCATTACTCCAGAACAAACATTGGAACAGTATCAACGTAAGTTCAGAGTTACATCTGAAAGTGAAACAACTGAAGCTGTCTATACCATTACTGTAATCAAATCTGAACTTCCTACAAATTTCCATTTCGAAAACTTAGTAGATGGAAGTTCCGATTACCATGAACTTTATGAATTTAATCAGCAACAAGGAGAAACGCTCCAATGGGCGAGTGGAAATCCGGGCTTCAAACTTACCGGTATGGCAAAGTCCCCCTTTGATTACCCAACTTTACAAACTGAAGGTTATATAGGTAAAGGTATTCGACTAGAGACAAAGAGTACAGGAGATTTTGGCGAAAAAGTTAAGATGCCAATTGCAGCAGGTAACCTTTTCATCGGTACATTCATAGTAAAAGATGCATTAAGAGATGCCAAAGCTGCTACAAAATTCGGATTCCCATTTTTCAAACATCCAAAAACATTAAAAGGATATTATAAATTTCAACCTGGCACTGTTTATATTTCGGGCACTGATGAAAACCGAAAGCCTATAATAGATCCTTCAATGGAAGGAAAGGATAAAGGTGATATATATGCCGTCTTATACGAAGCTGACGATGTGGAAGATTTCCTTGATGGATATAATTCCCTAAATTCCAATAAGATTATAGCTCTTGCAAGAATTCCGTCAATAGAAAAGACGAGTGAGTGGAAACAGTTTGAATTACCTTTTGAATATAAAAAAGCAATAGATGAATCAGCTCTCAAGGAAGGTAAATACAAACTCGCTGTTGTATTCTCTTCCAGCATAAATGGAGCAGAATTTAAAGGTTCAGTAGGAAGTACTTTGTGGATAGACGAGGTAACTATTCAGTGTAAAGAAGACAACGAATAA
- a CDS encoding PCMD domain-containing protein, translated as MNKRLFYYLFAVLCTVTLFTSCSDDDGDDTPTVIPIEQEIAGDYKGTMDVYYVGVPDPIASGLSQKVYVTKASDTAVKLELRDFVFFLGSEELNLGTIAVENCPVTVEGTSYKFSGNQKMTLLVGDCDVAVSGTIGSGNLAMIVDVKVGGGTLQVKVDYKGTKLAGTESTEAKILSFTFDKSVEANAVVFSEPIVNEEDGTIVFEVLKDVTTDDLKKLVPTIEVSAKATVTPASGATVDFSSNKAIFTVVAEDGSSKIYTASISGRAFVVSYDFEEWDPVTHKPMLGNEETFTTPTGWCTSNYGIVEMGMFKPMLGVSGWLVTEESEGHNGKSALLRTINSKGGVGGLIPTITTGSLFLGTWSTNAGNTLNSTKFGNQFNNSLGRPVAVKGWYKYESGKDFYTCESDATDKATIDVSKGEYADQYSIKVSLYTTEEYDETGFSDYLTGESGDNNFYTSSRVVAKGGVEGGSTDGQWKEFTITLDYGDAEFDINQKYRFAIVCSSSKEGDKFWGAPESKLWVDDIEVIYKK; from the coding sequence ATGAACAAGAGATTATTTTATTATCTGTTTGCTGTATTGTGTACAGTGACATTGTTTACATCTTGTAGTGATGACGATGGTGATGATACTCCGACAGTTATTCCTATTGAGCAAGAGATAGCAGGTGATTATAAAGGGACAATGGATGTATATTATGTTGGCGTGCCAGATCCAATAGCTTCCGGTTTATCCCAAAAAGTCTATGTAACTAAGGCTTCTGATACTGCTGTTAAATTAGAATTGAGAGATTTTGTTTTCTTTTTAGGTAGTGAGGAACTTAATCTTGGTACTATTGCTGTGGAAAACTGTCCTGTAACGGTAGAAGGTACTTCTTATAAGTTTTCTGGTAATCAAAAGATGACTCTTTTAGTAGGAGACTGTGATGTAGCGGTTTCCGGTACTATTGGTAGTGGAAATCTTGCAATGATTGTCGACGTTAAAGTTGGTGGTGGAACATTGCAGGTTAAGGTTGATTATAAGGGAACTAAGTTGGCTGGAACAGAAAGTACTGAGGCTAAAATTTTGAGTTTTACTTTTGATAAATCTGTTGAAGCTAATGCTGTCGTTTTTTCAGAACCAATAGTCAATGAAGAAGACGGGACTATTGTTTTTGAGGTTTTAAAAGATGTAACAACAGATGATTTGAAGAAATTGGTGCCTACTATTGAAGTTTCTGCTAAAGCAACTGTAACACCTGCAAGTGGTGCAACTGTGGATTTTTCTTCAAATAAGGCTATTTTTACTGTCGTAGCTGAAGATGGAAGTTCTAAAATTTATACGGCTTCTATTTCAGGACGTGCTTTTGTAGTTAGTTATGATTTTGAAGAGTGGGATCCTGTTACACATAAACCGATGTTGGGGAATGAGGAAACCTTTACTACTCCAACAGGATGGTGTACAAGTAATTATGGCATAGTAGAAATGGGAATGTTTAAACCTATGTTAGGAGTAAGTGGTTGGTTAGTTACTGAAGAAAGTGAAGGTCATAATGGTAAGAGTGCATTACTTAGAACTATAAATTCCAAAGGTGGTGTTGGAGGTTTGATACCTACAATAACAACAGGCTCTCTATTTCTAGGGACATGGAGTACTAATGCGGGTAATACTCTGAATAGTACAAAATTTGGTAATCAATTTAATAATTCTTTAGGAAGACCAGTTGCAGTAAAGGGATGGTATAAATATGAATCAGGTAAGGATTTCTATACATGTGAATCAGATGCAACTGATAAAGCTACCATAGATGTATCTAAAGGTGAATATGCTGATCAATATTCTATAAAGGTATCTTTATATACTACAGAAGAATATGATGAGACTGGTTTTTCAGATTATCTGACAGGAGAATCTGGTGATAATAATTTTTATACTTCTAGTCGTGTTGTAGCAAAAGGAGGAGTTGAAGGAGGAAGTACTGACGGACAATGGAAAGAATTTACTATAACTTTAGATTATGGTGACGCAGAGTTTGATATAAATCAGAAATATCGTTTTGCTATTGTTTGTTCATCTAGTAAAGAAGGAGATAAATTTTGGGGAGCTCCAGAGAGTAAATTATGGGTAGATGATATAGAAGTAATATATAAAAAATAA